From the genome of Gloeocapsa sp. DLM2.Bin57:
CAGACATAGATATTACTACTAAGAATCTACACTTGATTTAGGTTAGCACAGTTTTCTCTACTATTTTGGTATTCTTGCTATTATAATGATAATGATTATCATAAAGTCACTTAACTATGAAGAACCCCGTCAAAACCCTCTTATCAGTAACCTTAGGATTAAGTCTGTTAACAGGATGTACGGCTAACACCGAATCAGAAGAATTAGGGGTAATTAACACCCAACCAACCGATGATGTAGCTGTAACTAATCCACCAGAAACCCTAGATTTAGTCGTCAGTATTTTACCCCAAGAATACTTTGTCAGAAAAATCGCAGGTGAAAAAGCAGAGGTAACCGTTTTAGTACAACCAGGAAGTGAACCCGAAACTTACGAACCCTTACCACAACAACTAACAGCTATTAGTCAGTCACAAGCTTATATTGCTTTAGGAGTTAGTTTAGAGAGGGGTTGGTTGAGTAAAATAGAGAGTTTAAACCCAGATTTAGTGATCATTAACTCTGGAGAGGGAGTACCATTAATACCGATGGTTGAACATCATCATCATCATGATCACGACCATGATCACGATCACGGACATTCACACGGAGAAGACGGTTTAGATCCTCACATTTGGTTATCACCCCAACTAGTGAAAATTCAAGCGCAAAATATCTACCAAGGTTTAGTAGAATTAGATCCAGAAAATCAAGCAGAATATCAACAAAACCTAGATAATTTTCTTGCCGAAATTGACCAACTCGATACTGAGATTAGAGACAATCTCTCAGGGATAGAGAATCGTAAATTTATCGTTTTTCACCCAGCTTGGGGTTATTTTGCTCAAGAGTATGATTTAGAACAAATTCCCATCGAAGTAGGAGGAGTTGAACCTAGTGCGGCGCAATTAGGACAATTAGTCAATCGCGCACAAGCAGAAGATATTAGAGTAATTTTTGCTCAATACCAGTTT
Proteins encoded in this window:
- a CDS encoding cation ABC transporter substrate-binding protein, translating into MKNPVKTLLSVTLGLSLLTGCTANTESEELGVINTQPTDDVAVTNPPETLDLVVSILPQEYFVRKIAGEKAEVTVLVQPGSEPETYEPLPQQLTAISQSQAYIALGVSLERGWLSKIESLNPDLVIINSGEGVPLIPMVEHHHHHDHDHDHDHGHSHGEDGLDPHIWLSPQLVKIQAQNIYQGLVELDPENQAEYQQNLDNFLAEIDQLDTEIRDNLSGIENRKFIVFHPAWGYFAQEYDLEQIPIEVGGVEPSAAQLGQLVNRAQAEDIRVIFAQYQFNSRTAETIAQEIGGEVVFIDPIAPNWSENLLKVSETFANTLK